In the Rhododendron vialii isolate Sample 1 chromosome 2a, ASM3025357v1 genome, CAGAAGTGATGGCAAAAACCCTTCCTTGGTCATTTGACTCTGAATATGTCCACCCcgttgtaacaaccctgatttttagtaagtaaaaatttcgttaaaaatttgaattttattccaaaaattccttttgtatttctaaaaatctgtcataattagattttagtcttttaaaaattatgtttcttttttttttttttttttgaacagactTTCATTGAAGACTAAGAAAGATCTTTACAAAGGATTGAGTACAAAATTTCTGGTGGATAAACCATCCAATTTGGACCTAAATTAGAAGCTTGAGAGGAGGCTACCCAATGAGCAGCTTCATTTCCCTCCCGAGGAGTCCAACTCAAAGAGAATCCTTCATTCTTTGCCAGCAAGCGAATATCCGAGATAATTGCCAAAACTTCCCATGGCGGAACGAGCTCCGAAACACTCAAAGAAATAAGTTGCGAATTATCATTCTCAATGCAAACAGAGGGCAGATTCAAGGCCTTGGCGAAGAGGCATGCTTCTCTGATAACAGAGGCCTCTGCAAGAAGAGCCGAAGTAGCTGAGATTCTAAATCTCCttccatcaattaaagtacCAAGACTATCTCTCAAAATAATACCACCCCAGCCTCTATTGAGATCCTTGGACCAAGAAGCATCACAATTTATTTTTAGATAACCAGCAGCAGGGGGAATCCAGTGGAGAGAGGAGGTGGAGGGAGGAGGCCTAGATAAGTTACTTGATGAGGTCTCTGTAGCTGAGACAAACTCGTCCCATGCCCCAAGAGCACGAGCAGCAATAACATGTGGAGATTGATTTGAGGAATGGAAAACAAGCTCGTTTCTGGCCTTCCAAATATACCAACACAGGAAAACTACTTTGGAAAAATAATCGGGCTCCAAGTTTCCTTTGTCTATTTCCTCTTTGATCCTCATAGACCATCCCAGAGTTGAACCAATCTGGTTTGgaaaaaaacccacaacaaGGGGGCTAGCAAAAAAGACTTTCCTAGCTTGTTTACAGAAAAATAGGATATGTTCGACTGATTCAACTTCCTTTCGACATCTTTGACAGATCGGTGAGATGGCACATTTTCGATGCACAAGATTCTCCTTGGTTGCCAGTCTGTTACGACAAGCACGCCACCAAAAGTGCTTCAACTTGGGAGGAATTTTTAAATTCCATAAGAAATTCCAGAAAGAGGGTTCAGGGACAATAGAGGAGGAAGGACGCTCGGGTTTGGAATTAATATATTCAGACCAAGCCTTTTGGTAACCCCGTTTGACTGTATACTTGCCACTAGGATGGAGACCCCACACTATCGAGTCAGCATCTCGCATAATAGAAATTGGAATATTTGTGACGGCTTGGACCTCTGCCAATGTTAGCACCTATTTGAGCTTTGCAGTTCTCCACTCCCCTGTAGTGGGGTTAATGAAATCAGCTACTTTATTACTAGATATCCACGGGGGTTTCGGAGATTGAATACAGAAGGAAGGTAGAGAGGGGATCCATTTATCAACCCAGAAATCAACTGAAGCTCCATTATGGATTTGCCACCTAGCACCTTTCATAAGAAGTTCCCTCCCTTGAAGAATACTAGCCCATGCCCAGGAAGGGCGCGAGCCTATCGATGCCTCCATGAAATTGCCGTTGGGGAAGTACAGAGACTTGAGGAGGCGAACCCAAAAAGCGTTGGGATTTTGAAGGAGCCGCCACCCTTGTTTTGCCAAAAGGGCTAGATTGAAACACTTAAAATCGCGAAAGCCTAAACCTCCCTGACATTTTGCTTTACAAAGATCATCACCACTTACCCAGTGAATTTTGGCCTCATCCGGTGAGCCAGACCACCAAAATCTCCTCACATACTTGTTGAGCTTGTTGCAAAATTTCTGAGAGAGAGCAAAACAAGCCATGGCATAGGTGGGGATAGCTTGGACAACATGCTTAATGAGGGTCTCCTTGCCTGCCGCATTTAGATCTTTTGTTTTCCACCCCTGCATCTTAGTAATAGCCTTCTCAATAAGAAATGTGTAAGCTTCAGATTTAGACCTCCCCCAGAAGAAAGGTAGTCCGAGGTATTTTGAGTCTGTTCCCATAGCGAGCATACTTAGAAGGTTACAGACATCTCTTTTTGCTTCCTCACTAGAATTAGCAGAAAAACAAATAGATGACTTGTCAAAATTGATAAGCTGGCCGGAAGCAGCACAGAATTGATCCAAAACAAGCTTTAAATTTTGTAATCCCCTTCTTTCGTTTGACACAAACAACAAGGCATCATCAGCAAACAGAAcgtgagagaggagagggcaACCCCTCTTTATCTGTAAACTGTTAATGAGATTGTCCCTGATACCCTTGCAAAGCATAACCGAGAGAACATCCATAATGAATAAGAAAAGATAAGGGGAGAGTGGATCACCTTGTCTGAGCCCACGGCTAGGGAGGAAAGAGAAGCGATTCTTGCCATTCGCTGTAACAGTATAAGAGACAGTGGAAACAATTTGCATCACCCAATGAATCCATTCATCACAGAAACCCATCTTACGCGTGACTTCCTCCAAGAAATCCCatctaaccctagatgaacctttacccattgatcgataaatgttagggaaattcTTATCCATTGAACGATAAAAGTttgggaaacttttatccattgaacGATAGAGTAAATTTAGATTTCTACCAAGAGTACTTTACTAGATTTGttaaaatatatagttatatattgttatatatacacatgcttAAAAGGACATATAAGCATTATTTAAGTAGATATTACTTctcccttttatccattggtcaataaccgctagagaaattattacccattggataatagaattagcaagtactagggttttatttaataatcatttcctagatttcccatgtgatgatatatttgTATAAGTATATAGgtgtgtactttataatataCCCTAGATTTCCCTAAGATACTCTAGGTACAAAATCTAAttttataataagaacatgtgccaatttggactattttaataaataattttgatcttataatttttttattggatattgggaaatctacctagattgtATGGTAcacacttttatatatatacatatatgtacttggacttatatatatatacatatatatatacttatattattacaaaagtacacatgtgtgtattagaatagtttaataagaaaatcttggccatatattttatttaatacTTGGAAATCTTGATAGATTATATGGTACCTAATAGTACCTACATATATATTTGATTAAAAGGACATATAGTCATTCAAGTTTTATTCAtgtattatcttttttttaaccattggtcaatacatgCTAGGGTAAATATTACCCTTTGGATAATAAAGTTAGTCTACCAACAAGtactaaaattttattaaatagtcATTTCCAAGATTTTTCATGtgattatatttttaaaaatatgtatatgtaccttataaatctattaccctagattttctaaagatattgttaaatataaatatgtgtaCTAAAGTActctaatataataatataataggaacatgtgtttattagattagtttattaggaaaatcttggcctaggaaatcttaaaagattatatagtacattgtaaaatattttactagattttctaagtacacaaatatatttatatatgagtacatgtaccttttggcctattatttttctaggaaaatctttacccattggacaataattgctagggaaaattttatcccttgggtaatagccaagacttttgctctaaatagcaccccattcttaccatttaactcacaccttccaacctttcaacttctctctagaaattcttgagttcttactttgttcttggtgttcttgagtttttcttgaagtttttcTTGAAACTCATCATAAGCCACcgctaaaccgccactcgaccaccctctcgttccaaaagttagtagtttttagtcaaaaactagtttcgagagaaacctttctctttcaaagcttaCCGTAGAAAGTTACTCTGTCCGATAGCCAACTTACTTTTCCATAGctgccctaccgccaagaagaacggtagattaatCTTAatcactatctctaagtatacatGGTTTGTAATGCTTGTAGATTATTTTTatccctatctctaagtatatgtagaacacctctacttacctactctacgtatattgtatgttgtttgtatatcgaaatgtatggaagtattcgtattttgatctttaagatggatATAAACATGtcttatgaattgtttgtattacttgccttgttgtaaagcataagtaatcttcactccaaaggcgtccgtatatatggcgttatgctttaagttgtgatttgagcatgatgattaatatagagttggatgatcttgctagtttagcttcaagatttcaatgaatgatttatgattacatatgtgaaaagtccaaccgcggagtcaatgcatgaaaatgagacatgtaaatcgagaaagtagaaacatgacacctagggtgtggttaatgaaaagatgtGTTTCAATACCGCAATGTGGCtgaacgtggtagcccattgtgtgtaagcATTTTGAAAAACCGCAATGtagccggacttggtagcccattgtgtggtgtgtgttgccaTGAGACCGGACatggtagtctcattggaggtaatttaatgtttgtaaaaaccgcaatgtggccggacatggtagcccattgtgaagattaccaatggggccggacgtggtagcttcattggtaatgtggcttagTTATCCGcgaagaggagccaatgcaagttttgtgtgccaatgggaacccggtgcggcggaaccattgtgagaatactcgggagacaggaacagcggaaccgaggttgggtgtgttaaaaatgattttgaaaatattgatttggtaagtgataaatggagacacgatccacgacgagtcgcgtaggagaaactcagaaaaccatggacacaaacgatagttgattagcgaatgtggatatgtcattgtgaactgttttgttaaatatgcatgtattttgtggaaatcgttagtattacgatctactgcttgtaagttaagggttagtgggtatggattattctattgagctctcgtagctcatggtgttacctttggtgaccctgacatattatactggtggcgacgctggtataatgtgcaAGACTTTGTATATGATCAAGATGagttgtacaccttggaggcctttggtgctgaggagctggctaggatggaggagcaggcagagctgtagttaggaaccctagtttccctcccttttataatgaaagtactcttatggaggttgtgatataataatgagtcagactctattttgaagttgcagtaaaattgtctatttaacgtacccaaaattcggggcgttacacccgTTGACCGAAACCCTGAGTAGGCATAGATGAACTCGCTCATCTCTTAACTTGTGATCCATGAACTGAAGTGGCCTAACAGAAGTGAGGCTACTGCTGCTTCTGAGTACCCCAAAATGAATATCAACTAGTACTCTGTCCACTCCTCGGTTGCTGCACCGAACCAGACTCATTACGTGCCTTTTCCCCATGCAGACAATTTCTTGCAAAATGACCGGCCTTCCCACAAGTAAAGCATGTACCTAAAAGCCACGGACACTGAGCACGAATGTGCCCCGCTTGACCACACTCATGACACACGATTGGAGGTCTATTAGAAACTCCTCGAgtcccaaaagaagaagaaaatggaggcCCAAAGTTTGACAGACCCTGGGGAGCTGAAAACTGATCTTGCAATCTCTTTCTCCCCTGACTACCAAAACTCCCCGAAGAAAAGCTCATACCCCTTACTTGTTGCCTCGGTTCCCAAACCTTAGGATTTCTTGGTGCCTTCTTTGGTATCTTGATGGTCCTTGCACACTCGACGACATTAACGAACCTCCCCTTGCATTGTGCCATCACCATTCTCTTCACAGTGCCATGCAACCCCCTTTCAAACCTTCTACATTTTCTTTCCTCGGTAGCCACCAACTCCAGCGCAAAACGGGATAAAGATTGAAACTTCAAAGCGTACTCTGACACAATCATATTCCCTTGCTCTAGCTTCTTAAATCCTCTCTCAACAGGTCATgactcattttcaaaaaatactattCCTCGAAGAGCACCTCAAGTTTGGCCCAAGTTAAGTTCTCTACATTTGGCTCATTCGCTTGAGCCGCGATCCTTGCCGCCCTTCTCGCATCCTTCCTCGATTCTAAGACTGACTCACACCACTCATTTGCCTCCCCGGTAAGTTGAACGGCCACGATATTGACTTGCAAGTCATCTTCCATGATCTTAAGAGCCCTGAAGAGTTTTCAGATTTGAGCCAACCAATGGTCGGCCATGAGAGGGTCACTGCTCGACCCATTGAACGATGGTGGATTTCTATGACTGAACTCCCTCATAGCCGACAAAGCATGACTGTTTGCACTTTTCCTAGGAGCTGGGTTTAGAAGGTTTGCAGCCACAAAAGCCGCAACAAAATCCCTAGTGGAAAGGACTCTGAACGATCAGTACTTCCTTTCCTTGACCATGTCCAGTCCCTTCCCCCAGATTCCCATTTGGATTCTCCCCATGATGACTAACCTCGTCCTCAACTGGCGCCCCTTGGCCACGAGCACAGCCACCCTAACTTTCGACCTCACCTGCTCTAGCACGCATTCTCGGAAGCATCTTACTACAAggtataaaaaaagaaaggttcATCAATAACATCATTTCATGAGATCTAAGCCCCCAACTATCCCAACACGGGCCAAAACAACTCTACGCCACTCTACTATATTGAAATGCAATGTCACATAAGCCAAGTAGTGTCAtttcacacaaacacacatatgACATGCAAAAAGacgtgacattttgaacccatgagactaaaagtgtctccacggtctcaaagtattcaaacctagacgcttTGATatcaatttgtcacgccctcaatttttaacataaataaattatCTAATTCAATAAAAAGTCCTCGCATATTATAGATACTACCCAAAAAAGTTCCTACCTGTTTaattttacaaacaagtccACAAGTCAAAAGATATACAGTTTTGGCTCTCCTACCCCAAATAAACTtaaatacaaatacaaacaaGTTATCAAGTTACAAACaatttagtcaaaagaaaattctagaAGGATTAGTTACAAGcccatctttatcaaaaaaaaagttattacaAAGATGATAGTGTAACTAAATGAAATTAGCTTCCAAAATTCTTTCACGTCCAAGCACACGATGCTAGCAAACTATTGTCCGACATTTGAACctaaaaagaaagattgggttgagTTACACTAActcagtaggaaaatctttaccaattctatgtgtAAATATGATGACAAGtgcaaaagaaagaagatgagGGAATATAGTTTGATAGATGGACATCAATCAACTCGAAGGTATGCCAATACCGTAATTTGCCGCATAGTGCATAAGACACAAACAGCTATACTAATCCCGACACGACTCATTATCACCAATCTCCACTGTCTGtattttcaccccttgcgttatAGTAAAACACCTCGAGAGTTGCCGTATTGCCACCCTTTGTGTTGCGGTGAACCCTAACAACTCGGATCATCGTATTttcaccccttgcattacgagACTCCCTATCCCAACATCTGACTCACACAACTACTTTTGCACTCAAGATACAAACCAAGACTCTCTCATGATCACATTCTTACATGAGATACCATACAATATGCCAACAATGCTACAATCATGCCACAAACATTTCCAAGTAGTCAACCAATCGATAAGACACATTTCAATACGGTTTTAATCAAGTAAACTATTATTTGTTCCTATTAACAGGAGGCCAACAAAACAAGGATAACATCAATCAATCATAGGGAGTCAATTGAACATGATTGGGATAGGTTAGGAGACGTCCAAGAGGTGCTAGAAGTGCCCGGAGTTCAAAACAATCGAAGTAGGAGCAATGAGAACAAAACTGTCCATAAGGCTCTGGTATCGAAAATGGCTATATCGATACAACAACCAAATCAGGAAGTTCTGAAGCTTCTATTTTcttatggtatcgatacggcaaaaagcccgtatcgatacagcaagGCTTCGAGCAGCGATTTCACAGAATTTTGAGGGCTCAATGAAACATCAACAACAACTATAGACACGAtttttacaccaaatcaacGTATTTACACATAAAAAAGgcaaagaaatccctacctcgcaaCATTGGCCGACATTCAAGCGATTTGGTCGAGCCCTAACCTCCACAAACTTCAAAATCGACGACAGATtccctccaagcttgacccacgaaattttgaactcaaaaatGCGATTGGAAGGCcggagggaggttgattcttgaagtacttgagagatggagtggagttttgggtgagaggagaagaaagagagaaatttcggatgagagagagagagatgggaagaTGAAAAATGATCTCTTACAATACATACACCCACTGTATATACCCCTATATCTTTAAACCACACACACTCCCTCAAGTCACAATTCCTTCATTTCAATCCCTAATTTAAATAACCATCAAATAATCTAAATTCTTCTAATTAGCcaattaataaacatttcaataattaaaaaatatgcaggTCTCTACAGTCATGAGGTCATCGATTTTTCACTCCAGGTGACGGATGTAGGTGTGGAGTTCGGAGGACGACCCTGCATCTGGCGTTGAGGTGCCCGCTCCAACGCCGATGGAAACATGGTACTTGCCCAAGACTTTGGCTCCGCCAGAGCCCATGTGAGGATCTCTAAGGGGTCGAGTCCAAGGGTCGTATCGCTGAGAGGTGGATCTTGAACTTCCACCATTTTGGTTCAGGAATTTTGAACGGAGTTTGAGAAGGAGAGAAATAGAACGCTGAGAAGGCGATCAGATCCCTAGTAGAGTCGCTAATTATAGGGGTTCGGTTTATCGAAATCTTGATCGTTGGTCGGTTCTGGCTCTTTCCTCCGCTGCTGCGCCGCCTGacttgcaacaagtcactagggctatgGAAGCCCAGTAACCCTCCGACAATCAAGTTAGATGAAGAGAGAAGTgtataggtctagggttagggtagaatgACATATCTCTCTAGGTTAtagtccctttgtatttatagacattggtttgcttggcctccaagctagcgcgtggagggtacgctcgggtaaccgcctcgagTGATGTCATATGTGACGAATGGGATAAGGCgattacggagcacatggccaaaTCAACTCCAATGATGATCCTTGTTCTATAACCATCTCAGCCTACGTCATGGTGACGCGTTTACCCGAGGGACCTGGTTTGCCAAGACGGGGGACTATTACCAAGGCATCGCGCATGGTCGCTTGATTATGAGCTGAACAACATCCCAAAGGTTGCCTGAGCCTTTAATAACATTGCCTCGTGCCTATGTACTGTCGGTCACCAAGGTCCAAACCAAGATGCGAGGCGCCTCGGGGTTGGGCCTAGCCTACTTACTCCAAGCCACTACAATGCTTCAATTTGTAATCAagcaagaaatgaaaaaaattcagaaatataatctctctctctctctctctctctctctctctctctctctcaatctcgaTCTCGAAAGGCATCACAACGAATGAAACGCATCCCAATCGATTCCTAACCCGCCCGCTAATTACATGCCACTACCTACCCAACCCGAGATTGACAAGTTGTCAATCAAATGGGCCAAGCCCCAAAACACATAATGGGCCAAACCCTAAGTAAAAagagaaaccctaaccctaaaacagCAACAACACCGCCTCTGACCATAAACCAACCATCCCACCGCTCACGGTCTGAGGACCATTAAGCCACCGAGCAACCCAATGGAGTTTGCACCAACAAGACCTGGAAAAAAAACTTCCTAAAGGTAGAGATCGAATCACAGATCCAACAACGACAGATTTGACTAAccccaaatgaaaaaaaaaaaaaaaaagattttgactAACCATCAGAACTTGGAGACACCATCCACCGCAACCCTAGAATGCTATTAAACGAAAACCAGTACCATCCAACAATTAATATCGGCGGGAGCCCAACCGGACATAATCGGATTGACATGCCATTAGGCCGAATACTGCGGCACCCAGCAGTGCAAACGGTGTCAGTCCACAATAGTAGGAAGCAAAGGACAGAAGGAGTGCGGTGGAAATGGGAGGAGAAACGGGAAaggggagaagagagagagagaaaggccggggggggggggcgcagCAAGAAGGAACCCCCACCCCCGGAAACCCTATTTGATGTGATGCTTAAAGAGAGATTTTAGAGCCAAAGGGCTTATTCATTTTGAAAGAGgtttgagtggagagagatagatagagaaaatgtaTAGGTGACCGTGCAAGGAGGCTTTTAAAGCCTCCAAATGAGCATGTTAAACATTAAACTTTGGTTGTCGTGTCAACTTTCCACAATTTTAGCATCTTGACTGCTACTTGATAGCCGAGAACTAGTCAATATTTGTCGAGTTAAATGAACTCATTGCAATAGATATAAAACCACAGGAACTCAGATAACTTCTTAAAATGGTTTGATAACTTGTAACCTAAAGCCATACGTTTTCTTAACTAACCACTAACTACGAAACAAATGGTcgtcttaattaattaggaacTTCAGTGCAGATTGCTTATTTTCTCAAGCCAATACATTTTCATCACAAAACCCGATTTGCTGCTCCATGCCAAAACATTTTCATCACAAAGCCAATAAATTAGAAACTTACACTTACATTCTTGTAGAGCATTACTCGATTTGAGTAACTTTCATATAGAAACAGAATTCCCTTTTGCAATCCTCTCATTGACTTATGTTAATTACCAAGTAAACAGGTCCATAGGACTGAACACCATCGGGGTTATCAAGCTGGTCAAGGCACATATACGGTATCTCATTCGACATTTCATTTTGTCAAGTGGAGGACACTCTTGAGTGGCCCGGATGTTGGGCGGACCAGAGACAAAAACGCAACCACGCTTTGGCTTTGGAAGAGAAGGAATTACTAGTTGGTGCCACCGTGCTTGAATTGCTCTTCTTTTCAACTTTCCACCTTGAAAAGACCAACCTTTTCCATGACGTCCTGTGCTAATCAAACAATCACAATCACTCATTTTCTCCCTTTAACCTTGTTATATGAGAGTGAGAtagggaagaaaaaaatttcaaaagaacatTTTCAAATGGAAAGCATGGATATTTACTGTATTTAGctgattaaaaaagaagaatatttaCCGTTTATTTCGGGGATTAGATAGTGGGTTTGCAGGCCGAGTAATCAGACGGGCCTATGGTCTGGCCAGATTTCAATCACCAAGCCCAAGCCCAGACCATGCACTATTAGGGCTGGGCTAGCCCGCTCACTTGACAGGCTCGGGCCGGGGGGGTTTGTGCGGGCTTCATACTCACAGGCCGAATGATGACCCTTATTCTTCTCGTTCTTTCTAAGTTGTTTGAAGGGCTAGAGGGGAACTGACCCCATCCATTCACCTCACATTGTCATGTTAATACTTAAATAGTTTAGCCCACAAATCTTTACAAGGAGATTACAAGCTACATTCTAATCTTCTAAAAGCCAATTAAAAACTACGAATCAACCAATGTTTATCCATCATGACCGCGCGAATACTAtacacatgagattcaagaaCCTAGGTGTAAAAACCGTTATGTTAAATTCTCATTTCTAGCGAGAGATCTTCAATATATTACTGCATAACTACAGAGCTTGAGGTATGGTTCCAGTGGTAAGCTCTTTCAAATCGAGCTTGGGCTTGCGCTTGAATTGGAGTTGCGGGAGATAGTGGGAAATGACTTAGGTTGATGGGTGGGCCATGAGATCCGCTCTGGGGGACAAGGCGCCGGAGCTGGATTGGCGATGAACGTAGGAGTGTTTTCTCCGGGCATCAACACTGAAACTTCTCTAGCATTTACAGGTGCCTTAGTGTACaccaaaaatatatcaattagACCTTTGAAAGCAATAATAGTACCTGAAGTGCAAATTGAAACAAGAAGACTTCTATAGTTCTATTCGATAAGGTTGACAGTTAATTATTGCTTCTTGCAAAATTTGACTTAGTAGAGACTAGAGAGTGTATAACAGTGGCCAACCAAGCTAGCCCTAGTCAGTTGTCTAATCGTAGTCCTTGCATAATGAGCTACAGCACAAATCACGATGCATGATGTATAATAGTAAGTTGTTCTCGTGCAATTAATCCAAACGCATACTCAAACGGCATTAACAGCCAAAAACTAAATATCAAGTTCATAAACCTCACCATATATAGGTCTCCACCAAAAGATGAAAGGTTCCtaggtatttttcattttgaaatttaatttcTCATCTACCTCAAGTCTCAGCACCCGACAAATATAGTATTTGGCTTTTGATACAATTATAATGTCGAAAAATGGTGGATGATTAGAACGTAAATATTAAACTCAAATAGGAGGGGTACCGAAAGAGCAACTGTTTCTAATGCGGACAAATAAAACACAGAAGCAGATTCCTTAAATTAAGGGGTGTTCTCCATTAGTTGATGAAGCTCTGCACAAGGGGTTGCTGAGAAATAgcattttggttttgtccaaATCTTCACACTCAAGATTCCTTGAATGAGACTAAACCAGAGCCACAGCATATAAGTTATAGATAGGTCCTGCCTTTCTGGCCTCCTGATATGGGGTTTTTAGTCTAGGCTCGTCATGTATTTGAGGATCTCAAGTGATGTAAACCGTCGCATTTCAGCAGTTATAAAGAGCAATGGGCAAACGTTCCGTCTCCAAGTTATAAGGATGGTTCTAGGTCTCGTTTGATGGCAGTTATAGTTTCTAGGAGGTTGGTAATGAGAAAGGAGCAAGAACTTCCCGCCATTTATGTGATATCACAAGGGCAACATAGTGATTGTAAGTCAAAAGGGCTGGACCAGAGAGACAAGCCAGTCTGACGCCCCAAAATGGGATCAAACGGACCCTTAAATAT is a window encoding:
- the LOC131317254 gene encoding uncharacterized protein LOC131317254, which codes for MIVSEYALKFQSLSRFALELVATEERKCRRFERGLHGTVKRMVMAQCKGRFVNVVECARTIKIPKKAPRNPKVWEPRQQVRGMSFSSGSFGSQGRKRLQDQFSAPQGLSNFGPPFSSSFGTRGVSNRPPIVCHECGQAGHIRAQCPWLLGTCFTCGKAGHFARNCLHGEKARNESGSVQQPRSGQSTS